The window GTTACGTGCTGACGTCAGAAACGTTCAGTTCACACTAGTGTCGCTAGAGGGCGTAGTTCTGCCTTTTCAAGTTAgagaaaatatttgcatttttagaacttttactCTAATGAAAACggtgtttttaacagtttcttGTTGCcttttctgacgatggaggacacACATGAGGAAAATTATATTATGTAttcttattaaataaaataaattgatacaaaaaagattaaaactgagtttctaTTTCTTCAAAGGCcttttgtgttggacagattttacagTTACAACAGGGGGTTATAAATCTTAAACACACAAggtgtacatttgtttttaggctaaaccttatttatattgattatatttGCATACTTTAAGGAAGTTGGAGGATGACTGTGAAGGTAGAGTCATAAAGTAACGAGTTACTGGAAGTTTATCATCATTACTGTCAGGTACTCTAAAAGGGACGGGGCCTGTCCACACACCTGACACCTGCACAGTATAGTAGACAGAGGGAATCCAACCGCCGGGTAATCACGTCAGCCAACTGGACCAGGCCATCAGGACCGCCAGAGAGCAGGGagggacaggagcacagagagtgAAAGCTCCCTCCCATCCCAATAGCCCCTCGCCGCGCCAGGGGGCCCAGCACGGTGCCCCACCCCCGGAAGCCTCGTCTTGGCTGTAAGTTTTGGGTCATGATCCTGTTGGAAGAACCGTCCACGATCCATTTTAAGCCACCAGGTGGAGAAAATGAGGTTCTCATTCAGGATTGGACAAATCCTCCCATCCATACAGTGAAGTAGCACCCACAAACCATAATGTTcccacctccatgcttgacagtgAGGATAGTGTTTTTGGGTCATAGGCAGCACTTCTCTTCCTCCTCACGGTTGAGTTGATCCACGTTGGTCTGATCGGACCTCAAAACCTTCTCCCAGTCACTCTAAATCATGAAAGTATTTGTTGGCACACGTGTCTTCTTAAGCAGAGGGACTTCAACAGCTGTACAGGATGTTAAACCATTGTGACATAAATGTCACCAATGGTTTTCTCGGTGACTGTGGTTCCAGCTGCTTTCAGATGTGTTGTTTCAGGACCATTCCTCACTGGAAACCCCACAGGTCAGATCTGGTTTGGAGACCCAGACGTACAGGTGGATTGATGCTtatgttcttgtattttggcTCCAACAgttgtgacctttaacctccaGCTTGTTGCTGATGGTTTGGTAGTTCATTCTGGTCTACAACCTTCTCCCTTGAATCCACTGAAAGTTCTTTAGTCTTTAGTCCATGTTGGAGAGCTGGGAGTCTGATGGACTAattctgtggacaggtgtctgtTCTGCAGGTGATCAATTCAAACAGGTGTCTACTGGTCTGCATGAACCAGAACTCCTAATGGTTACTAGACATACTTATGAATGAAACACTAACACACTTATGTggttttcttgattttctatctctcactgttcaaatgaatCAACAGTTAAGATGATAGATTCCTCCACTACATTAAGGGTAGTATACAATATATCCAAACCTATAAactgtatatatacacataaaaaaggcaagaataactaaaaatgttgcattacctgcaataatgctagtgtgaatactttttgctggaagtagtcgctgaagctttttgctaaaaatggggaaaaaaaagctgcaaaatgttacatttgctaaaagactggaaattttgttccAGTACTATGAAAGAGTTgaacaaaatttcttttttaaaaattgtagtaaaatccctaatacatgaaaatgtaaaacatgagctaagctccaaattagccaaaaaaccctATTAGATGGAAAATTcgcaccaaaaaaagaaagaaaaaaaaaactagcatgttgctaaaatactagcttaacttcaaaGCAGCCttaaattccttagtaaactagattagtcaaaaacattagaatctTGCTAGATagaagcaaaactctaaattagcataaaaagcctaagtagataacaaattagcccccaaagcTAGCCCGTtactaaatattagctaaactccgaaatagcctaaaagtcctcagtaaactaagttagtcaaaaacgttagcatgttgctacaacagaagctaaactctgaattagcctataaaaacctaattagatagcaaattagcctaaaacatgttgctaaatattaggtAAAGTTTTTTACgaaattattataaaagatgaaaagatagcccatgaatatatttaaaggcttgttgctaataaTACTTAAAATTCTGATATTTGTAGACTCTCATTAattttctatggggcatattttgctcaatattttaaaaaactataaagtttatgaaaaacaaaaataacagaaataatcACTTGAATTCAGTGTATCTGAGGGGGTTTTCAACAGAGTTCACAACAAAAAGTATAGCTAGTAGTATTTAATCAGAAGTAAAGCATGGggataataattaaaacataataaaaacaaacatctcaacatgcactttaaaacataatttcataGTTTCTATACAGATTGATATTCTAACCACAAAGTAGGCCTATGTTACATTTCTTCTTGTACCTGTGGCTGCACACCTTTCTCCCAAAACAAACtttctgctcaaatgaaaacGACGtttgtattaaatatttacattttgccAACTGTACAAATACAACTATTTCTGACAGTTACAGCTCTGAAACGTATGACATACAATGCAAGAAGAGACGCTAACATTCATTAGTTTATAGTTTGTAGAACTGCATTTTGTTGTTCATATACATGCCTCATTTACATAATAAAACTGTATATATTACATACCTTTCCATCTACTTCTGAACGGCTAAAATGCAATTAAAGGCAACACCACATGGTGTCAGATGATGTTGTGTGAAATGTAAGAATATTTCATATTAATACTCACACAGGATTCCATAGACTATTAAAAAGCATgctaaaaatacaataacatCAAACTATACAGCATACAGGCGGATTTATTTCGTACCCAAAGCTGAGAGAGGAAGTTTGAAATGATGTTGCACAAATACTGACGGAGGATCATCCATTCACTACCCCATAAATACCCCTGAAGTCTCGTTTTCGGACGGCTCAGTTCTCTAAAAGGCGCTCCATCTTGGGGTTTATGAAGGAGAATCCCGAAAACGCCGACTGATCCATGGAGTCTATAAAGTTCTTCTCACTGTGGGACAGCCGCGGCTTCTCGCTCAGGAACTCCCGGTCAAAGTTACTGCAGTCGTTGGGGGCTTTCTGCCATGGAGGGAAAACAAAGAGGACATCATCAGCCAGGGAAATACAGCTTTAATGATTGTATGTCTTAGACAGAAACGGAGCGTACCACTTTGGGCTTGAACGGGGGTTCCACCTCCCTCTTTTCCAAGGCTTGCCAGTTGATGCTTTTGAAGAAGGAGTGTTGCCGGATGTTGCCCACGACTCCCAGCCTGTGTGTGGGCTCCCTGTCAAACAGCTGCCAGAAGGAGAAATCAAACAGGTTAAATATATCCACGATACGACCCAAACAGGATTCCTTTTGTCATAATTAACCtacataaatattgtttttataagagaacatttttcctattgaatttgatttatttaagttttataaaAGCAAAGCTGAAGTGAGTAGACCTCACTAAAGGACGAACTGCACTCCAATGCCAACtatccactgagcggtacggacCAGAACCGGTCCCctcttggccggtttagaaCGGTCCGGGTAATTCAAGTGAACGTTTCCATTGAAAGTTTGACCATCAAAGCGTATCCGGGGTGTAGATGATGGCGTAACTGTGACTACAGCgacagagaagctgcatcagctgactcagaaacagacGGAAAATGAAGAAGATAACCGTGGAGGATCATTATAATCCGGATCAGATGTTTATTCTGGATGAAGCCGGACTCTACGGTGATCCGGATCAGATGTTTATTCTGGATGAAGCCGGACTCTACGGTGCAGAACAGTCTATTGGtctgaatgaaaaagaaaaagaattctATGACAATCTTTGACTGTGGGGGTTGGGCGAGACACAAACGGGGTTTTAGTGAGACAGAAACGGGGGTTGGGTTAGACACCAATGGGGGTTGGGCGAGACAAAAACGGGGGTTGGGCGAGACAAAAATTGGGTTTTAGTGAGACAGAAACGGGGGTTGGGTTGATGGAAATAGGGGATGGGGTGTCTCCGTATTGGTGGATTCGGAGTGTCTCTGGTCCCCAACCCCGTGAATAAGGGGTAAATTCtatactgtatgtaaagaatttattattctttgcaagaagattgtgggGCGAAAAGAATCCAGAcgaaaagagaacaaaactttAGTTTTGGATCTTGATTTGGGAAAAGCGCAGGTCAGACGCTTGCTGTTGTCATAAAGCCTTTCCACCAATCACtgggttacatcatgtgacgacagaagctccgccctcacggggtaccagaaatggtaccagtcggtctTGCTTAACGGGTCCATTTTAGAATGGAAACTCTAAAAAGTccggtccggtctggaccgctcagtggaaccGAGGCATGAATGCGCTAAAGAGACACTTGGTGTggcctttaaccctttaatctttaacacactgtaacttttcaatcattaacacgatcaacttgattccagcagattctgaatctGCAGAACTCTTTCAGTCTTGGTAACACGCTGTAAGATGCTGACCTGCTCCAGCAGGTCTTTGGCCTCCTTGTTGATCCAGCGGGGGTAGTGGGGCGTGTCCATGCGGATCGACTCAAACAGCTCGTCCTCGTCATCTCCATGGAACGGTGACTGACCCACCAGCATCTCGTACAGCAGAACCCCGAACGACCACCAGTCCACGGAGAAGGAGTACTTCTGTCCCAGCAGAATCTGCGAGGACACAACATTCACGTTCACGGACCGTTCAAACCGCGGCCGGATCAAAAGTCACAAAGGTGTACCTCTGGGGCGATGTAGTCCGGAGTCCCACAGAAGGTTGTGGCGCGATTATCTCCAAACACGTTCTCCTTGCACATGCCGAAGTCAGCAATTTTGATGTGACCCTCATGATTCAGCATCACATTGTCTAACTTTAGatctctgaaaaataaaaacagagagagAGTTCTCCATTTAACCAAGAAGTAAGAGGGAGAAGGACAAGAAGAAGTAGTATTCTACTACTTCTAGTAGTAGTTGTAGAAATATTAGTAGCagaagtagtagtagtaactactactactactactactagaAACCTGTACATAACCGCTGAGAAAATAATGACTTTTCTTCAGGGACGCCACAACTCTGTTTCAAACTGAACCATCTGTTCCACTATTGCACCAAACCGTGAAGAAAGTGAATCGTAGCATTCCTACTGTATACCAGGATGTTTACGTTCAGAGTGTTCAACACTTGTGGTgctacatttaagaaaaaatgttttgttgtatcACATCACACCAGGCTCAGTGTGAAAGGTTTGAACAGAGTTGTGAGGCGTGAGTATTGTTGGATCCCTGCTGATTATGAATTTATCTGTAATCATCTTTAACATTAGAGTTTTCTGTGTATTCTTTAATCTGAACATTGACAGAAGTGATCAAAGTGAAGCATCTGTAGTGAAACTTTGTCTTTGTGTgaacagttgtgtttttgttggtaTATTTACTTAATCATAACCCGATACCTGACCTCCTCCCACAGCGGCATTTGTCTCAACAGTCTTTGTTCATCGTGCagaaagtttcagaaaaaagtgTTGGATTGTGTGGGAGTCCTGAAACATTTCAGCTGCTCCAAGTTCAGCTGTAACTGAGCTAAGACACTGACATGAAACATTTAGGACAACAAAACCCAAGAGAAGGGATGTAAAGATTCAGTCAAGCTACGAtccgattcacagttttaaagtcaggattttgatttttttttctcaacacaatgaactaaaggtattttaaggccaagtatgctttctttttccctttacatcaaactgtctgttttcctgccAACAGAATCGATTCAatacaaatgaagaattatACAGAATactaaaatgatcacaaatcctttcatattCGGCTCATGTACTGCTCAACGTGTGACGGACCGCTCCCCGGCCTCTCAGTGTAACCGCTGGGCCCCCTCGCCCGCTCACACTCAGTGTGAATGAGCGTTCACGCGCCGCttgcagaaaaacagagagCTAAAGAGAGTTCATAAAAAGAGCAAACACAGGCACGCACATTTACaagcacgcacacacactcacaggcgccaCACTCACAGGCATACGTACTTACAGtcgcacacactcacacgcGCACATTTACAggtgcgcacacacactcacaggtgcgcacatttacaggcgtgcacacacactcacgcaAACATTCAGATGCGCATATTTacaggcgcgcacacactcacaggcgccaCACTCACAGACGCGTACAAACACAGACGCACACACTCATAGGTGCGCACATTTAGAggcgtgcacacactcacaggtgcacacactcacaggtgcgcacatttacaggcgtgcacacactcacaggtgcacacactcacaggtgcacaCATTTAGAggcgtgcacacactcacaggtgcgcacactTAGGggcgtgcacacactcacaggtgcacaAATTCTCCGGCGTGCACAGGcacgtgcacacactcacaggtgcgcacatttacaggcgcgcacacacactcacaggcgcgcacacacactcacaggcgcgcacacacactcacaggcgcgcacatTTACAGGctcgcacacacactcacaggcgcacacactcacaggcgcgcacatTTAGAggcgtgcacacactcacaggtgcacacactcacaggtgcacacactcacaggtgcgcacactTAGAggcgtgcacacactcacaggtgcacaAATTCTCCGGCGTGCACAGGCACGTGcacacactctcacatgcacgctcacagtgagcctgcatggaggaatgtaatctgttctgcatttttccacatttcagCACAGACGGtgacaaactgattttttcattttctgcttagatgaagatgttgaagatttttttttaacgattCAGGAAGAATTGTTACATCCATATTTGTTGATTAGAAAACAGTGGTTAGGTTTTGTTCTGACCTGTAGATGATCCCTTTGGAATGCAAGAACTGAAGACCACAAACGATCTCAGCCGAGTAGAACCTGTGGAGACAGATGGCTGAGAGTTATCGGCGGCTCATCTCCGATGGAGACGCAGCTCTGAATGGTGGTCATCTCACTTGGTGGAGTTGGCAGCTTGAAGCTGGTGTCATGAGGACCTGTTTCAGCGTACATGTAAATTATTGAGGAGGACATTTGTATAGAGCCGGAGACGAGTGAATAACGCTCTCATGACGTGAAACCCAAGAGCTCCTGCGGGCTGAAGGATTAGCCCACTGATGACCTGCTTCCCTTCAGGAGTGTCACGTCAAATACGTGAAAGGTAAAAGCAGACGTCCTTCCTGAGGATTTCCTCAGGGACCTGTGTCCTtcacaaacatttcttaaatCTCTATAAGGCAGAAGTTCGTTTAAGCTTCTGATGTCTAAACATCCTGAATTTTACAAGCTGTCTTGtacaaacaaatacacaacaTCATCCAGCTCCACTCTGGAGCCGGGGCTGAATGCAGGTGCTGAGTGAGGAGATCAGTGTTAACAAGGTAGAGTGGTCTAAGTGACTCTGATTACAGGAGCGAGGAGTACTTTAGGAGCCGTGTCTGCTGCTCGCCAGCtgtttgaaaacaacaaaaccaaaagttCAGTCCAGGAGAGAATGTCTGAAGGTGCAAACAGACCGGCTGCTCGTTTTTCAGCAGCAGCTTTCCATGTCTATGCAAATGCAGACCAGAATTTCAGGCTTTCGTGTCTGAAGTGTTTGTGATCGCGTCGctacgcacatttttaaatacagtcATGGCCTCTACAAACAAATTAGGGCTGGGTGTCGATGATAGTTCTCCAGAATCGATAAGATTCTGGTTTTTTGTTCCTTTCTGCACGTGTTGAGAAGGTTGAGTGTTACGAGTGAAACCTTTAGCTGCTGGCGGATGTGTTGCTGTGTTCTAGAGTCTTCACACCTTCCAGCAGCTTGTTGATGTTTGTCTGTGGGGATTCTCACCGTGTAATTAGAGGTGGGCGGTGGAAAGAGACGCCTCTACATAAGGCTAACTCCTGTCTGCCGTGGAGGACGACTGccacgactaatcgactattaaaatagtcgattagtcgttactttatattatatggagtcagagcgTAGTAAAGATGAAAGTTATTATGACATTCTGATAgtcttttggactatttaggctaatttgagtttagataatatttcagctgcaagataactgttttggctaatttaatattttttcagtttttaggctattttggagtttagctaacaattccgctacatgctagctgtttggctaatttaatatttttttcagttaaataatcggtgatcagtcgactattaaaatagttgacaactaatagtagattagtcgttactttatattatatggagtcagagtgtagtaaagatgaaagttataatgacattctgctagttttttggactattaaagctttttaggctaattttgagtttagctaatatttcagctacatgctagctattttggctaatttaggctttttttgtttttttaattgaatgaattgaactttattcatatcccaGAGGGATAAATTAATCTGTCATGGcaccagaaaaagtaaaaaaaaaaaggctaattttagtttagctaataaattAGCTggtcatcagcttcagcgattgcagctgtcaacttcagcatttttatcaatcaatttcagcatcttcagaggccaaactcagcttacagcattcacactagcattatctcaggtaatgctatatatctagtttttagttagtttaaagctattgatggttgagatgtttgttttacatccagtttgggtatgacccgattagtcaactaattggaaGAAATAATCTgtgatcagtcgactattaaaacaatcgtttgtggcagctctactacATGAGCTGACGGACCCCACTAGCCTTTGAGCCACCCCACAGCATGATGGGGATTCATGTTTCCTCAACAGTAGATTGAGTAAACGAGCGTGAGCATTGATTCCGTGTGTGAGTTCCTGTCTGACAGCTAACGGCGAAGACGGCGGGAATGACTCACGTGGCTCTGTTGAGGTCAAAACGACCTTTTTCCTGAATATGAAACATCAGGTCACCTCCGTTTAGGTACTCCATTACGAAGAACAGATGTTCCTGTGGAGAGATTCACCTCAGAGTCAGAAACGGACGTGTAGACAGCAAACTAAAGCAAAGCCCTGCAGAGGTACCTTAGTCTGGAAGGTGGAGTAAAGGTGTGTGAGGAAGGGGTTCTCCCAGGCCAGAGCCAAGACCCTCTTCTCCACCATGGTGCACTCCACGTCATCATCCATCAGCACCACCTCCTTCTTCAGAGCTTTCACTGCAAAATACTCTCCACAGCCCTTCAGCTCTGCTAGGAGGACCTGCCAGGAGAACATTCGACATTCAGACTTTGATGAAACATcaactttgttatttttattcaggCTGAATTTAAAATGGACACCTTTCCAAAGCTGCCTTTTCCCAACACTTTGTGGAAGACGAAGTTGTCCACATTAACGCGAGTCAGGTGGGTTAAGCGCGATTGTGGCCGTGGGCTGGACCCTTCCCACAGTCGGCCGTAGGGAGACGTTTCTAAAGGACAAATGAGCAGAAATACCGATCACTGACTCATCCAAACTGTTATAGCAGAAATCATCCACCTGGTCATGCAggtaaactgaaaaaacaaaaagttttcacTTACCGATCTCAAGCCCAGCAAGCTTGTTTACTTCATCGTATATTCCAATATCCGGCATTGGAGGAAGGTTTGGATCTGAGCGGCGAGTGGAGGATTTCTGAAACAAAGATACgttaaaatcaagaaaaattcTCTCAGACGTTCATCAGAGGTGACATGTTTTAACTCTCTGAACTGTgtctaaagtcccactctatgttttttattctaatattaTAATCCTTTAATcatgattgtgctgtttttagaattaaaaaacttgtgtcgttaTTTAAGACAGTTTCTGCTGGAAGTGCAATTCATTTGCGTTAATGAATATTACCACAGTAATTCAGTTTaattaacgcgttaatgttcacagctaatatatacatatatccgtgttcctttaattcttttttgttttgtttttttcgtgCTTCCTTGCTGGCATTTTTTCTTGCATCTCTTTTTTCAcgattctttattttctttttctgtttcgcGTTCCTTGATT is drawn from Oryzias melastigma strain HK-1 linkage group LG5, ASM292280v2, whole genome shotgun sequence and contains these coding sequences:
- the prkcda gene encoding protein kinase C, delta a, producing MAPFLRIAFNSYDLGILPPSADQPFCAIKMKEALTTERGKTLIQKKPTMYPAWKASFDAHIYEGRVLEVLLMKTADEPLAEVSVGVSVLAERCKKANGRAEFWVDLHPSGKVMMAVQYFLEGVDAESKQAAKEEEAPTLNRRRGAIKQAKIHFIKNHEFIATFFRQPTFCSVCREFVWGLNKQGYKCRQCNAAIHKKCIDKIIGRCTGTAANSRDTVFQKERFKIDMPHRFKTNNYMSPTFCDHCGSLLWGLVKQGLKCEDCGLNVHHKCQTKVANLCGINQKLLAEALTQVSQKSSTRRSDPNLPPMPDIGIYDEVNKLAGLEIETSPYGRLWEGSSPRPQSRLTHLTRVNVDNFVFHKVLGKGSFGKVLLAELKGCGEYFAVKALKKEVVLMDDDVECTMVEKRVLALAWENPFLTHLYSTFQTKEHLFFVMEYLNGGDLMFHIQEKGRFDLNRATFYSAEIVCGLQFLHSKGIIYRDLKLDNVMLNHEGHIKIADFGMCKENVFGDNRATTFCGTPDYIAPEILLGQKYSFSVDWWSFGVLLYEMLVGQSPFHGDDEDELFESIRMDTPHYPRWINKEAKDLLEQLFDREPTHRLGVVGNIRQHSFFKSINWQALEKREVEPPFKPKVKAPNDCSNFDREFLSEKPRLSHSEKNFIDSMDQSAFSGFSFINPKMERLLEN